In a genomic window of Maricaulis maris MCS10:
- the mutM gene encoding bifunctional DNA-formamidopyrimidine glycosylase/DNA-(apurinic or apyrimidinic site) lyase: MPELPEVETVRRGLVPALEGRRILAVDVNRPNLRYPFPERFAARLAGRRVEAIDRRAKYLLFRLDSGETMIGHLGMSGRFSIEVEGEVAQPGDFVHAAPANPKHDHVVFRAEGGVVVRYNDPRRFGYMELFPTADEASHKTLGALGPEPHGNEFSGAYLGEVLAGRRTPIKTALLDQSIVAGLGNIYVCEALHRSGISPRRVSASIPGARAERLARDVRDVIVEAIEAGGSSLKDFASTDGALGYFQHGFRVYDRLGAPCPTPGCVGEIQRLVQSGRSTWFCSSCQR, translated from the coding sequence ATGCCTGAATTGCCTGAAGTAGAGACGGTTCGCCGGGGCCTGGTGCCGGCATTGGAGGGGCGGCGCATTCTCGCCGTGGACGTCAATCGTCCCAATTTGCGCTACCCGTTTCCGGAGCGATTTGCAGCGCGGCTGGCCGGCCGTCGGGTCGAGGCAATCGACAGGCGGGCCAAATATCTTCTGTTCCGGCTCGACAGCGGCGAAACGATGATCGGGCATCTGGGCATGTCCGGGCGGTTCTCGATCGAGGTTGAGGGTGAGGTGGCCCAGCCCGGTGATTTCGTCCATGCCGCCCCCGCGAACCCCAAGCATGATCATGTCGTGTTCCGGGCCGAGGGTGGCGTGGTGGTCCGGTATAATGACCCGCGCCGTTTCGGTTACATGGAGCTGTTCCCGACCGCCGATGAGGCGTCCCACAAGACGCTGGGCGCGCTCGGACCCGAGCCGCACGGCAATGAGTTCTCGGGTGCCTATCTTGGTGAGGTGCTGGCCGGGCGCCGGACCCCGATCAAGACCGCCCTGCTCGACCAGTCGATCGTGGCGGGCCTGGGCAATATCTATGTGTGCGAGGCTCTGCATCGATCCGGCATCAGTCCGCGCCGCGTATCCGCCAGCATTCCCGGTGCCCGTGCCGAGCGTCTGGCCCGGGACGTGCGCGATGTCATTGTCGAGGCCATCGAGGCCGGAGGCTCTTCGCTCAAGGACTTCGCCTCGACCGACGGCGCGCTTGGTTATTTCCAGCATGGCTTCCGTGTGTATGACCGGCTGGGAGCGCCCTGCCCGACACCGGGCTGCGTCGGCGAAATCCAGCGGCTTGTGCAGTCGGGTCGCTCGACCTGGTTCTGCAGCAGCTGTCAGCGATGA
- a CDS encoding enoyl-CoA hydratase, producing the protein MGYKTIQYKTEGRVGVITLNRPEALNALCDELTTELAAALAACEADDGIGCVVLTGSKKAFAAGADIKELQSRDMVGLYNKDPFAETWEAVARFRKPIIAGVSGYALGGGCEIAMMCDFIIASESAKFGQPEINLGVMPGAGGTQRLPRAIGKAKAMDMCLTGRMMDAEEAERAGLVSRVVPADDFMDVVMEAAESIAAKSLPVAMMTKETVNRSFEIGLTEGVRFERRVFMSQFALEDQKEGMAAFAEKRAAHFKHR; encoded by the coding sequence ATGGGCTACAAGACGATCCAGTACAAAACCGAGGGCCGGGTTGGCGTGATCACGCTGAACCGCCCCGAGGCGCTGAATGCTCTGTGCGATGAGCTGACCACAGAACTCGCGGCTGCTCTGGCGGCCTGTGAGGCCGATGACGGTATCGGCTGCGTGGTGCTCACCGGCTCCAAGAAGGCCTTCGCGGCCGGGGCTGATATCAAGGAGCTCCAGTCGCGCGACATGGTCGGCCTCTACAACAAGGATCCGTTCGCGGAGACCTGGGAGGCCGTGGCGCGTTTCCGCAAGCCGATCATTGCCGGCGTGTCCGGCTATGCGCTGGGCGGCGGCTGCGAGATTGCGATGATGTGTGATTTCATCATCGCTTCGGAATCCGCCAAATTCGGTCAGCCAGAGATCAATCTGGGCGTCATGCCGGGCGCTGGTGGTACCCAGCGGCTGCCTCGGGCCATCGGCAAGGCCAAGGCCATGGACATGTGTCTGACGGGACGCATGATGGACGCCGAAGAAGCCGAACGCGCCGGACTGGTGTCGCGCGTCGTGCCGGCTGATGATTTCATGGACGTCGTCATGGAAGCGGCCGAAAGCATTGCCGCCAAGTCACTGCCGGTGGCGATGATGACCAAGGAGACGGTCAACCGGTCCTTCGAGATCGGCCTGACTGAAGGCGTCCGTTTCGAACGCCGTGTGTTCATGTCACAATTCGCGCTTGAGGATCAGAAAGAGGGCATGGCTGCCTTCGCCGAAAAACGGGCTGCTCATTTCAAGCATCGCTAG
- a CDS encoding TraB/GumN family protein, producing the protein MFTFTSMRRTVSALSGAALLAGGALLSSTASAQQTDFSSVEADPAIWHLSDTDSDVYIFGTFHILPPSLDWRSEELRALIASTDMLVLEADVHSPESQAAMQPLVMQYGLNPSGVTLSSLLSDSANASLAEIAPTVGFAPAMLEPMRPWLAQIALAVGQMQALGLDPNAGVEMVLLGMVEGREMRMGYFETAEQQLGFLAGMPDDVQARAFEQGLEDMAELPTMLDTLVTAWAVGDMETIDSEINASMREDAPEAYQVMIVQRNENWIPQIAEIMDGEGTVFIAVGAAHLPGENGVIELLREQGYEVSRQ; encoded by the coding sequence ATGTTCACCTTCACAAGCATGCGGCGGACTGTTTCCGCACTTTCCGGCGCGGCCCTGTTGGCCGGTGGCGCCCTGTTGTCGTCCACAGCCTCTGCCCAGCAGACCGATTTTTCCTCGGTCGAGGCCGACCCGGCCATCTGGCACCTGTCTGACACGGATTCCGACGTCTATATTTTCGGCACATTCCACATCCTGCCACCCAGCCTCGACTGGCGCAGTGAAGAGCTGCGCGCCCTGATCGCCAGTACCGACATGCTTGTTCTCGAGGCTGACGTCCATTCGCCCGAGAGTCAGGCGGCCATGCAGCCGCTGGTGATGCAATACGGTCTCAACCCGTCCGGTGTGACGCTCTCGTCCCTGCTGTCGGATTCGGCCAATGCCTCACTCGCCGAGATCGCACCCACGGTCGGTTTCGCGCCGGCGATGCTGGAGCCGATGCGGCCTTGGCTGGCCCAGATCGCCCTGGCAGTCGGCCAGATGCAGGCGTTGGGGCTGGACCCCAATGCCGGGGTTGAGATGGTCTTGCTCGGCATGGTCGAGGGCCGGGAGATGCGGATGGGCTATTTCGAGACGGCTGAGCAACAGCTCGGTTTCCTCGCCGGCATGCCGGACGACGTACAGGCGCGCGCCTTCGAGCAAGGTCTGGAAGACATGGCTGAGCTGCCGACGATGCTGGACACCCTGGTGACGGCCTGGGCGGTCGGCGACATGGAAACGATCGATTCCGAAATCAATGCCAGCATGCGTGAAGACGCGCCGGAGGCCTATCAGGTCATGATCGTGCAGCGGAATGAGAACTGGATTCCGCAAATTGCCGAGATCATGGACGGCGAAGGTACGGTCTTTATCGCAGTGGGCGCGGCCCATTTGCCAGGCGAGAATGGTGTTATCGAGCTGCTGCGCGAGCAGGGCTATGAGGTCAGCCGCCAGTAG